The Thermoflavifilum sp. genome contains a region encoding:
- a CDS encoding twin-arginine translocase TatA/TatE family subunit yields MLHNFAHGDLLMLFSEGHLFVIALIALLLFGGKKIPELMRGLGSGIREFNDAKNNVRREIEDSIRKDATATNTPSQPASNPTVSSTNPSSGQ; encoded by the coding sequence ATGTTACACAATTTCGCACACGGGGATTTGCTGATGCTGTTCAGTGAAGGCCATCTGTTTGTAATTGCACTGATTGCCCTGTTGCTTTTCGGCGGCAAAAAGATCCCTGAGCTCATGCGTGGACTGGGGAGTGGCATCCGGGAGTTTAACGATGCTAAGAATAATGTTCGCCGTGAAATAGAAGACAGTATTCGGAAAGACGCAACGGCCACTAATACACCATCCCAGCCGGCAAGTAATCCGACGGTGAGCTCTACCAATCCTTCTTCCGGGCAATAA
- the gatA gene encoding Asp-tRNA(Asn)/Glu-tRNA(Gln) amidotransferase subunit GatA, with amino-acid sequence MLTGEITCEQAVSAYLDRIASHAHLNAFIHVYAEEALTRARTIDARIQRERTLKRLTGVVFGIKDVIAYAHHPLTAASRMLKDFRSIYSATAVERLLEEEAIIIGSLNCDEFAMGSSTENSYFGPTLHPLNPDCVPGGSSGGSAAAVSADLCMLALGSDTGGSVRQPADFCGIVGLKPTYGRISRHGLIAYASSFDQIGIFGKNIADVATTLEVIAGPDEFDSTASPLPVEPYQPAINPDVQGLKWAYMQEALDHPSLDREIRSQIEALIDWLIQKGHVVDAVHFHYLDVIAPAYYVLTTAEASANLARYDGMRYGYRAASDDSVSSLDVCYRKTRSEGFGKEVKRRILLGTYVLSEGYYEAYYTKAQQVRRLVAEEAYQILNTYTCLLMPTFPTTAFRLKENINDPVKMYLGDLYTVFANLAGLPAISIPLFRHSNGLPFGVQLVSGRFQEKKLLETAAYLLAHYRSTESFCAG; translated from the coding sequence TTGCTGACAGGAGAGATTACCTGTGAGCAAGCTGTGTCTGCATATCTTGACCGAATTGCTTCCCATGCGCATTTGAATGCTTTTATCCATGTATATGCCGAAGAAGCATTAACTCGGGCCAGGACCATTGATGCCCGTATCCAACGCGAACGTACACTCAAACGCCTGACTGGCGTGGTTTTCGGCATTAAAGATGTCATTGCTTATGCCCATCATCCGCTTACGGCAGCATCCCGGATGTTGAAAGATTTTCGATCTATTTACTCTGCTACAGCCGTAGAACGTCTTCTGGAGGAAGAAGCCATTATCATTGGCTCACTGAATTGCGACGAATTTGCGATGGGTTCCAGTACGGAAAATTCGTATTTCGGTCCTACGTTGCATCCGCTCAATCCTGACTGTGTGCCCGGAGGTTCATCCGGAGGCAGTGCGGCAGCCGTAAGCGCCGATCTGTGTATGCTGGCCCTGGGTAGCGATACAGGAGGCTCCGTCAGGCAACCCGCCGATTTCTGCGGCATCGTTGGCTTAAAACCCACTTACGGAAGAATATCCCGCCATGGCTTAATTGCTTATGCATCTTCTTTTGACCAGATAGGCATTTTTGGCAAGAATATTGCTGATGTGGCGACAACACTGGAAGTAATCGCCGGTCCCGATGAGTTTGACAGCACAGCAAGCCCTTTGCCCGTTGAACCCTATCAACCTGCTATAAATCCCGATGTACAGGGCCTCAAATGGGCTTATATGCAAGAGGCACTGGACCACCCCAGCCTGGATCGGGAAATCAGATCACAAATTGAAGCGCTCATCGACTGGCTCATCCAGAAAGGACATGTTGTAGATGCCGTACATTTTCACTATCTTGACGTCATAGCACCAGCTTATTATGTGCTGACAACCGCCGAAGCCTCGGCCAATCTGGCCAGGTACGATGGCATGCGTTACGGCTACAGAGCCGCAAGTGATGATAGCGTTTCTTCGCTGGATGTTTGCTATCGGAAAACCCGATCTGAGGGATTTGGAAAAGAGGTAAAACGACGTATCCTGCTGGGTACTTATGTATTGAGCGAAGGCTATTACGAGGCTTATTATACAAAAGCCCAGCAGGTAAGGCGTTTGGTGGCTGAAGAGGCTTATCAAATATTGAATACCTATACCTGTTTGCTGATGCCTACCTTCCCCACCACCGCATTTCGACTGAAAGAAAATATAAACGACCCCGTGAAAATGTATCTGGGAGATCTGTATACCGTTTTTGCAAATCTGGCCGGGCTACCAGCCATTTCCATACCATTGTTCCGGCATAGCAATGGCCTGCCCTTCGGTGTACAGCTGGTTTCAGGTAGGTTTCAGGAAAAAAAATTGCTGGAAACAGCAGCGTATTTGTTAGCGCATTATCGATCAACGGAAAGCTTTTGTGCTGGTTAA
- a CDS encoding lytic transglycosylase domain-containing protein — protein MHVWKMNLLFLLVLPGFTARSMFQLIDTTRNSTKKDTVISLNEYSDANATTDDQSDIVSLAAPLSAGASILTGSLNSYVSHFISRYWAENRSHLQAIQLKSPPYFKVIDQIFSKYGIPKELRYLAVIESELNPNAVSRVGAVGLWQLMAGTARLLGLTVNRHRDDRRSVYKSTVAAAKYLSDLYATFHDWILVVAAYNCGPVAVLDAMQKSGSNNFFDLEKYLPSETRSHVMRFLATAYTLGRLSSFFGLDEAHADDVQADRSSTTDIQSLSLTGRYALPVIAQFLEMDINTLKRLNPDWEKQSTTNTVQLNLPADKIALFKTKQQGILNQSQELFLENNRLETNAREAKTEIRKTSIHNSAQSHLSAKHNIHRHRRSSTASRHTHKKAT, from the coding sequence ATGCATGTATGGAAAATGAATCTTCTCTTTTTGCTGGTTCTGCCCGGCTTTACAGCCCGCAGTATGTTCCAGCTGATTGATACCACTCGCAATTCCACGAAAAAAGATACCGTAATTTCTTTAAATGAGTACAGCGATGCAAATGCTACCACAGATGATCAATCGGATATTGTAAGCCTGGCAGCTCCCCTTTCAGCCGGAGCAAGCATTCTTACCGGAAGCCTGAACAGTTACGTATCTCATTTCATTTCACGGTATTGGGCAGAAAATCGCTCGCATTTACAGGCAATCCAATTGAAAAGTCCTCCCTATTTTAAGGTGATTGATCAGATTTTTTCAAAATACGGTATTCCCAAAGAGTTGCGCTATCTGGCCGTGATTGAATCGGAGTTGAATCCTAATGCCGTATCGCGTGTCGGTGCCGTTGGACTCTGGCAGTTGATGGCAGGTACAGCCCGGTTATTGGGCCTGACGGTAAACAGGCATCGCGATGATCGCAGAAGTGTATATAAATCCACCGTGGCTGCGGCGAAATATCTCTCCGATCTGTATGCTACCTTTCACGACTGGATTCTGGTGGTGGCTGCCTATAATTGCGGGCCAGTGGCCGTACTCGATGCGATGCAAAAAAGCGGTAGCAACAATTTTTTCGACCTCGAAAAATATTTGCCCTCCGAAACGCGAAGCCATGTCATGCGTTTTCTGGCAACAGCTTATACTTTAGGACGCCTTTCATCATTCTTCGGATTGGATGAAGCTCATGCCGATGATGTGCAGGCAGATAGAAGTTCCACCACCGATATTCAAAGCCTTTCGCTTACCGGTCGATATGCCCTGCCGGTGATTGCGCAATTTCTGGAAATGGATATTAACACGTTGAAACGATTAAACCCCGATTGGGAAAAGCAATCCACCACCAATACCGTACAACTTAATCTTCCGGCCGATAAAATAGCTTTGTTTAAAACAAAGCAGCAGGGCATTTTAAATCAATCGCAGGAACTATTTCTCGAAAACAATCGGCTTGAAACGAATGCCAGAGAGGCAAAGACGGAAATTCGAAAAACATCCATCCACAATTCCGCTCAATCACATCTTTCAGCCAAACACAACATACACCGACACCGACGAAGTTCCACAGCTTCTCGTCATACGCATAAAAAAGCCACCTGA